One genomic region from Candidatus Eremiobacterota bacterium encodes:
- a CDS encoding HdeD family acid-resistance protein, with amino-acid sequence MNAMLETISSRWWLMLVRGIAGVLFAIAAVIWPQITLPVLTTLFGVYALVDGVFALAAATSPLAAGRWWALLIEGILGIVVAFLVFTEPAMSQAAFVIAVGLWSLFTGVLEIIAGIQLRDIVENEWMYVVAGIVSILFGVLVLRYPVAGAIGVVWLFAGYAFIFGVLAIALSYRLQQLHSKLQQAHPA; translated from the coding sequence GTGAACGCGATGCTAGAAACGATCTCGAGCCGCTGGTGGCTCATGCTCGTGCGCGGGATCGCCGGGGTCCTGTTCGCGATCGCGGCGGTGATATGGCCGCAGATCACGCTGCCCGTGCTGACCACGCTGTTCGGCGTCTATGCCCTCGTCGACGGCGTGTTCGCCCTAGCTGCTGCGACCAGTCCGTTGGCAGCCGGCCGCTGGTGGGCGCTGCTGATCGAAGGGATCCTCGGCATCGTCGTCGCGTTCCTCGTCTTCACGGAACCGGCGATGAGCCAAGCGGCGTTCGTCATCGCCGTCGGCCTCTGGTCGCTGTTCACCGGAGTCCTCGAGATCATCGCCGGGATCCAGCTGCGCGACATCGTCGAGAACGAGTGGATGTACGTGGTCGCCGGGATCGTTTCGATCCTGTTCGGCGTCCTGGTGCTGCGGTACCCGGTAGCAGGGGCGATCGGCGTGGTGTGGCTCTTCGCCGGCTATGCCTTCATCTTCGGAGTGCTCGCAATCGCGTTGAGCTATCGGCTGCAGCAGTTGCACAGCAAACTGCAACAAGCTCACCCCGCGTAG